One genomic region from Delphinus delphis chromosome 14, mDelDel1.2, whole genome shotgun sequence encodes:
- the ARMT1 gene encoding damage-control phosphatase ARMT1, which yields MAGHPVSLSARDVGSFAYLTVKDRLPQILTKAIDTLHRHKSEFFEKHGEKGLEAEKKAISLLSKLRNELQTDKPIVPLVEKFVDTDLWNQYLEYQQSLLNESNGKPRWFLSPWLFVECYMYRRIHEAIIQSPPIDDFDIFKELKDQNFFESQESIIALCTHLQELMKTIEDLDENQLKNEFFKVLQISLWGNKCDLSLSGGKTVSQKINLINSLEDLKPFILVNDMEHLWSLLSNCKKKRGKAAITRVDIVLDNSGFELVTDLVLADLLLSSKLATEIHFYGKTIPWFVSDTTLHDFNWIIKQLKHSNHKWVSKCGVDWENHIKMGRWVYLDHMFWTLPHEFSAMPQVAPDLYATLQKAHLILFKGDLNYRKLTGDRRWEFTVPFHEALNGFHPAPVCSIRTLKAEVQVGLQPGQGEQLTASVPNWLTIGKYGIFQFDGPL from the exons GTCATTTGCATATCTTACAGTTAAAGACAGATTACCACAGATCTTAACCAAGGCTATTGATACATTGCATCGACATAAAAGTGAATTTTTTGAGAAACATGGAGAG AAAGGCCtggaagctgaaaagaaagcaatttctcttctttctaaatTACGGAATGAATTGCAAACAGATAAACCAATTGTTCCTTTGGTTGAGAAGTTTGTTGATACTGACCTATGGAATCAGTACCTAGAATATCAACAGAGCCTTTTAAATGAAAGTAATGGAAAACCAAGGTGGTTTCTCTCACCGTGGTTGTTTGTAGAATGCTACATGTATCGAAGAATTCATGAAGCAATTATCCAAAG TCCACCAATCGACGACtttgatatatttaaagaattaaaagaccAAAATTTCTTTGAGTCTCAGGAATCTATCATTGCTTTATGTACTCACCTGCAAGAGTTGATGAAAACTATTGAAGACCTAGATGAAAATCAGCTgaaaaatgagttttttaaagttcttcag atttcactgTGGGGAAATAAGTGTGATCTGTCTCTATCAGGTGGGAAAACTGTTTCTCAGAAGATCAATTTAATAAACTCTTTGGAAGACCTAAAACCTTTCATTTTAGTGAATGACATGGAACATCTTTGGTCATTGCTTagcaattgcaaaaaaaaaagaggaaaagcagctATTACTCGAGTGGATATTGTTCTGGATAATTCTGGGTTTGAACTTGTTACAGATTTAGTATTAGCTGACTTACTGTTGTCCTCTAAACTGGCTACTGAGATCCATTTTTATGGGAAAACGATTCCATGGTTTGTTTCTGATACTACTCTACATGATTTTAACTGGATAATCAAACAACTAAAACATTCTAATCATAAGTGGGTGTCCAAATGTGGGGTTGACTGGGAAAACCATATTAAAATGGGCAGATGGGTTTACCTCGATCACATGTTTTGGACTCTGCCTCATGAATTCAGTGCAATGCCTCAAGTCGCTCCTGACTTATATGCTACACTACAAAAggcacatttaattttatttaagggTGATTTGAATTACAGGAAGTTGACGGGGGACAGAAGATGGGAATTTACCGTTCCATTTCATGAGGCTTTGAATGGCTTCCACCCTGCACCTGTCTGCAGTATAAGAACATTAAAAGCTGAAGTTCAGGTTGGTCTGCAGCCTGGGCAAGGTGAACAACTCACAGCTTCTGTGCCCAACTGGTTGACCATTGGGAAATATGGAATATTTCAGTTTGATGGTCCGCTTTGA